In Rahnella aquatilis CIP 78.65 = ATCC 33071, one DNA window encodes the following:
- a CDS encoding YqgE/AlgH family protein: protein MNLQHHFLIAMPGLDEPQFKRSVVYICEHNEDGAMGLVINKLVDDFTVESVLDKLDITPEPRDLSIRLDRPVFSGGPLADDRGFILHTPREGFGSSIRISDCTMITTSKDVLETLGTPDQPKDVLVALGYAAWEQGQLEKELLENSWLTIEANSDILFRTPIADRWREAAKMIGVDVGQLATHAGHA from the coding sequence ATGAATCTACAACATCACTTTCTTATTGCGATGCCTGGCCTGGATGAACCCCAGTTCAAACGTTCGGTCGTGTATATCTGCGAGCACAATGAAGACGGCGCCATGGGTCTGGTGATTAATAAACTGGTCGACGATTTCACCGTAGAAAGCGTACTCGACAAGCTGGACATCACCCCTGAACCACGTGACCTGAGCATTCGTCTTGATCGCCCGGTGTTTTCAGGCGGCCCGCTGGCTGACGATCGTGGTTTTATTTTGCATACGCCACGCGAAGGTTTTGGCTCCAGCATCCGTATCTCCGACTGCACGATGATCACCACCTCCAAAGACGTGCTGGAAACATTGGGCACGCCCGATCAGCCGAAAGATGTGCTGGTGGCGCTGGGTTATGCCGCATGGGAACAGGGCCAGTTGGAAAAAGAGTTGCTGGAGAACTCGTGGCTGACCATTGAAGCTAACAGCGATATTTTGTTCCGCACCCCGATTGCTGACCGCTGGCGCGAAGCGGCGAAAATGATCGGCGTTGACGTCGGCCAACTCGCCACCCATGCAGGGCACGCATAA
- the ruvX gene encoding Holliday junction resolvase RuvX produces the protein MANRTVFAFDFGTKSIGLAIGQEVTGTARPLTAFKAQDGTPDWQKIEKLLKEWLPDLVVVGLPLNMDGTEQPLTARARKFANRLHGRFGVQVELHDERLSTVEARADLFDRGGFRALDKGSVDAASAVIILESWFEKQWSQS, from the coding sequence ATGGCAAACCGCACGGTTTTTGCTTTCGACTTCGGCACCAAAAGTATCGGCCTGGCTATTGGTCAGGAAGTCACCGGAACAGCGCGTCCGCTGACCGCGTTTAAAGCGCAGGACGGCACCCCGGACTGGCAGAAAATTGAAAAATTGCTCAAAGAATGGCTGCCGGATCTGGTGGTTGTCGGTTTGCCGCTGAACATGGATGGCACCGAACAACCCCTGACCGCCCGTGCACGCAAATTTGCCAACCGTCTGCATGGCCGTTTTGGCGTGCAGGTTGAACTGCACGACGAACGTCTGAGCACCGTTGAAGCCCGCGCTGATTTGTTCGATCGCGGCGGTTTCCGGGCGCTGGATAAAGGCAGCGTGGATGCGGCTTCCGCCGTCATTATTCTGGAAAGCTGGTTCGAGAAACAGTGGAGTCAGTCCTGA
- a CDS encoding type IV pilus twitching motility protein PilT, whose amino-acid sequence MDIDGLVGRSVKQNASDLHLCTGYPPVLRIDGELCRCEDLPVVDASQMLVLTREWLDATEQHALQQAGQVDKALILGDGVRMRLNIFQQLHGLSAALRPVPARCPELAALLAPDILQHVIMQEDGLILVTGATGSGKSTTLAALIDHLNRHAKRHIITLEDPIELIHTGRQCLIQQRELGLHTRSFSEAVRGALREDPDVLLLGELRDTESIRLALTAAETGHLVLATLHTRNATQAIDRLVDVFPAEEKAFVRAQLAGSLRAVIAQKLAVAEEKDGRRTGRVALFEVLTSTPAVCNLIREGKTHQLMDILQTGAQAGMQTFAQSRQQRQRAGLLAEDQD is encoded by the coding sequence ATGGACATTGATGGATTAGTGGGACGTAGTGTAAAGCAAAATGCCTCTGATCTGCACCTTTGTACCGGCTATCCGCCTGTGTTGCGCATTGACGGAGAATTATGCCGCTGTGAAGATCTGCCGGTGGTGGATGCCTCGCAGATGCTGGTGCTGACCCGTGAGTGGCTGGATGCCACTGAGCAGCACGCTTTACAACAGGCGGGGCAGGTGGATAAAGCGCTGATACTGGGCGATGGCGTGCGGATGCGGCTCAACATCTTTCAGCAACTGCACGGGCTTTCTGCGGCGCTGAGGCCGGTGCCTGCCCGTTGTCCTGAGCTGGCTGCTTTGCTGGCGCCGGATATCTTGCAGCACGTCATTATGCAGGAAGACGGCCTGATCCTGGTCACCGGCGCGACGGGCAGCGGGAAATCCACCACGCTTGCCGCGCTGATCGATCATCTCAACCGCCATGCGAAGCGCCATATTATTACGCTGGAAGACCCCATCGAGCTTATCCACACCGGCAGACAATGCCTGATTCAGCAGCGTGAACTCGGGCTGCATACGCGTTCATTTAGCGAAGCCGTGCGCGGTGCCTTGCGCGAAGATCCGGATGTCTTGCTGCTTGGTGAGTTACGCGATACTGAAAGTATCCGGCTGGCGCTGACGGCAGCAGAAACCGGACATCTGGTTCTTGCAACACTGCATACGCGCAACGCCACACAGGCGATTGACCGGCTGGTTGACGTGTTTCCGGCCGAAGAAAAAGCGTTTGTCCGTGCACAACTGGCGGGCAGCCTGCGGGCGGTGATTGCGCAAAAACTGGCGGTGGCTGAAGAAAAGGACGGCAGAAGAACGGGAAGGGTAGCGCTGTTTGAAGTGCTGACTTCAACACCGGCGGTGTGCAATTTAATCCGGGAGGGGAAAACTCATCAGTTGATGGATATCCTGCAAACCGGCGCGCAGGCCGGCATGCAGACGTTTGCACAAAGCCGTCAGCAGCGGCAACGTGCAGGATTACTGGCCGAAGATCAGGACTGA
- a CDS encoding YggS family pyridoxal phosphate-dependent enzyme yields the protein MSLSQQNAIEQNLQNVREKIAAAAHLCGRPSEEITLLAVSKTKPASAVEEAIAAGQFAFGENYVQEGVDKIAHFAGHQPALTWHFIGPLQSNKSRLVAENFDWCHTLDRLKIAQRLNEQRPASLPPLQVLIQVNISDEASKSGIALHDIAELARQIMAMPHLTLRGLMAIPAVETDYARQLEVFGKMRDALKDLQNICPQADTLSMGMTDDMPAAIAAGSTMVRIGTAIFGARDYSVKQ from the coding sequence ATGAGCCTTAGTCAGCAAAACGCTATTGAGCAGAACTTACAGAATGTCCGCGAGAAAATCGCAGCCGCTGCACACCTTTGCGGCAGGCCTTCAGAAGAAATTACCTTGCTTGCAGTGAGCAAAACAAAACCTGCGAGCGCTGTCGAAGAAGCCATTGCCGCCGGGCAGTTTGCGTTCGGCGAAAACTATGTGCAGGAAGGCGTTGATAAGATTGCCCACTTTGCCGGCCATCAGCCCGCGCTGACCTGGCACTTTATCGGGCCGCTGCAGTCGAATAAAAGCCGACTGGTGGCGGAGAATTTCGACTGGTGTCATACCCTCGACCGCCTGAAAATCGCCCAGCGACTGAACGAACAACGTCCGGCCAGTTTACCGCCCTTGCAGGTGCTGATTCAGGTCAACATCAGCGATGAAGCCAGTAAATCCGGCATTGCGCTGCATGATATTGCAGAACTGGCCCGCCAGATTATGGCGATGCCCCACCTGACACTGCGCGGCCTGATGGCGATCCCGGCGGTGGAAACGGATTACGCGCGGCAGCTTGAGGTCTTCGGCAAGATGCGTGATGCGCTGAAAGATTTACAAAATATTTGTCCGCAGGCCGATACGCTGTCGATGGGTATGACCGATGATATGCCTGCTGCAATTGCGGCTGGCAGCACAATGGTTCGCATCGGGACCGCCATTTTCGGTGCCCGTGATTACAGCGTAAAACAGTAA
- the proC gene encoding pyrroline-5-carboxylate reductase, protein MQHRKISFIGAGNMAGAIISGLVDSGYPANLISVCAPSTTHRDALAEKYGVQSSSDNSGCAKEADVVVLSVKPQMMADVCKALQKDVDFSGKLVLSIAAGVSVARFCELLGDNLNIVRIMPNTPSLVGKGMSGLYAPVQVSQADRDYSGELMTAVGKICWVDTEEGINHVIAAAGSAPAYFFLFMEAMQAEAQRLGFSAETARMLVEQAASGASALVAASPDTPLSQLRENVTSKGGTTFEALKVFTDRKLPEIVSGAMQAAITRAQEMEKLF, encoded by the coding sequence ATGCAACATCGCAAAATCAGTTTTATCGGCGCCGGTAATATGGCGGGCGCAATTATTTCCGGCCTGGTCGACAGCGGCTATCCGGCAAATCTCATCAGCGTTTGTGCCCCTTCCACCACGCATCGCGATGCGCTGGCTGAAAAATATGGCGTGCAAAGCAGCAGCGATAACAGCGGCTGTGCAAAAGAGGCGGATGTCGTTGTTTTGTCGGTAAAACCACAAATGATGGCCGATGTGTGTAAAGCACTGCAAAAAGACGTGGATTTTAGCGGCAAGCTGGTACTGTCGATTGCCGCAGGCGTCAGTGTGGCGCGTTTCTGTGAACTGCTGGGCGATAATCTGAACATCGTGCGTATTATGCCAAACACGCCATCCCTCGTCGGGAAAGGCATGAGCGGCCTGTACGCACCGGTTCAGGTTTCTCAGGCAGACCGTGATTACAGCGGCGAACTGATGACCGCCGTCGGCAAAATTTGCTGGGTCGATACCGAAGAAGGTATCAACCATGTGATCGCCGCCGCAGGCAGCGCACCGGCGTATTTCTTCCTGTTTATGGAAGCAATGCAGGCCGAAGCGCAGCGTCTGGGTTTCAGTGCAGAAACCGCGCGGATGCTGGTTGAACAAGCCGCCAGCGGTGCCAGTGCTTTAGTCGCCGCCAGCCCGGACACGCCATTGTCACAACTTCGTGAGAATGTGACGTCCAAAGGCGGTACGACGTTTGAAGCGCTGAAGGTTTTCACCGACCGTAAATTACCGGAGATTGTCTCCGGGGCCATGCAGGCCGCCATTACCCGCGCGCAGGAAATGGAAAAACTGTTCTAA
- a CDS encoding YggT family protein, with protein sequence MLTLTFLVKTLIDLYVMVLLLRIWMQWARTDFYNPFSQFVVKITQPVIGPLRRIIPPLGPIDSASLLLAFILCTVKFPLLLLIQSGAIFFGLSSLLIGLIGLVKAAGYLVFWLVIIRSLMSWVSQGRGPMDYLLLQLTEPLMAPIRRILPAMGGIDFSAMVVILILYMLNYLGMDLLGALWFQL encoded by the coding sequence ATGCTAACGCTGACTTTTCTGGTCAAAACACTGATTGATCTCTACGTGATGGTTCTGCTGCTGCGCATCTGGATGCAATGGGCACGTACAGATTTTTATAACCCGTTTTCACAGTTCGTGGTGAAAATTACTCAGCCCGTTATCGGACCGCTGCGCCGGATTATTCCGCCGCTGGGCCCGATTGACAGCGCGAGTTTGCTGCTGGCTTTCATTCTTTGCACCGTCAAATTCCCGCTGCTGTTACTTATCCAGAGCGGTGCCATCTTCTTTGGTCTGAGCAGCCTGCTGATTGGCCTGATAGGGCTGGTCAAAGCGGCGGGTTATCTGGTGTTCTGGCTGGTGATTATCCGCTCCCTGATGAGCTGGGTGAGCCAGGGCCGCGGGCCAATGGATTATCTGCTGTTGCAACTGACCGAACCACTGATGGCCCCCATTCGCCGTATTCTTCCGGCCATGGGGGGTATTGATTTCTCGGCGATGGTCGTGATCCTTATCCTCTATATGCTGAACTATCTCGGTATGGATCTGCTGGGTGCGCTGTGGTTTCAGCTTTAA
- the yggU gene encoding DUF167 family protein YggU, with translation MVSALSPAFWQSDALVLRLVIQPKASRDSLVGLHGDELKVAITAPPVDGQANTHLVKFLAKQFKVAKSQISIEKGELGRHKQVRITHPQNIPTEVAVLLAE, from the coding sequence GTGGTTTCAGCTTTAAGTCCGGCGTTCTGGCAGTCCGATGCGCTGGTTTTGCGGCTGGTTATCCAGCCCAAAGCCAGCCGCGACAGCCTGGTGGGTTTGCATGGCGACGAACTGAAAGTCGCCATCACCGCCCCGCCGGTGGATGGCCAGGCGAATACACATCTGGTGAAATTTCTCGCAAAACAGTTTAAAGTCGCCAAAAGTCAGATAAGCATTGAAAAGGGCGAGCTGGGCCGCCATAAACAAGTCCGCATTACACACCCGCAAAATATCCCGACTGAGGTCGCGGTACTGCTCGCAGAATAA
- a CDS encoding XTP/dITP diphosphatase: MQKVVLATGNAGKVRELAHLLAGFGLDVVAQTELGVGSAEETGLTFIENAILKARHAAAITGLPAIADDSGLAVDFLGGAPGIYSARYAGADASDQENLDKLLIALKDVPAGQRNAQFHCVLVYMRHAEDPTPLVCHGSWAGEITFAKAGEGGFGYDPIFYVPELGKTAAELTREEKSAVSHRGQALKLLLAAMKEAVQKNA; the protein is encoded by the coding sequence ATGCAGAAAGTCGTATTAGCTACCGGCAACGCCGGTAAAGTGCGTGAGCTCGCACATCTTCTGGCCGGTTTCGGGCTGGATGTGGTCGCGCAAACTGAACTCGGCGTGGGATCCGCCGAAGAAACCGGGCTGACGTTCATTGAGAACGCCATCCTGAAAGCCCGTCATGCAGCGGCCATTACCGGTTTGCCAGCCATTGCCGATGATTCCGGTCTGGCCGTCGATTTTCTCGGTGGCGCGCCGGGGATTTATTCTGCACGCTACGCGGGTGCTGACGCCTCCGATCAGGAAAATCTTGATAAGCTGCTGATCGCACTGAAAGACGTGCCTGCGGGCCAGCGCAATGCGCAGTTCCATTGTGTGCTGGTGTATATGCGCCACGCTGAAGACCCGACGCCGCTGGTGTGCCACGGCAGTTGGGCAGGCGAAATCACCTTTGCCAAAGCAGGCGAAGGCGGCTTTGGCTATGACCCGATTTTTTATGTCCCTGAACTAGGCAAAACGGCGGCAGAACTGACCCGCGAAGAAAAAAGTGCGGTATCACACCGGGGTCAGGCACTGAAACTGTTGCTTGCCGCGATGAAAGAGGCTGTACAGAAGAATGCGTAA
- the hemW gene encoding radical SAM family heme chaperone HemW, whose translation MRKLPPLSLYIHIPWCVQKCPYCDFNSHALKGEVPHDDYVAHLLADLDADLHLVGGRSVGTIFIGGGTPSLLSSEAMQTLLDGVRARLPLDAHAEITMEANPGTVEADRFSGYQRAGVNRISIGVQSFDAQKLERLGRIHGPDEAKRAAHLATSLNLRSFNLDLMHGLPDQTLEEALDDLRQAIALNPPHLSWYQLTIEPNTMYASRPPKLPDDDALWDIFEQGDQLLTAAGYQQYETSAYAKPGYQCQHNLNYWRFGDYLGIGCGAHGKLTQPDGHILRTVKTKHPRGYMQGRYMDKQHPVETADLPFEFFMNRFRLLEAAPREEFGLYTGLDESVIRAQLDDAIAKEYLLETDTHWQITGKGKLFLNSLLELFLAE comes from the coding sequence ATGCGTAAGTTGCCGCCGCTGAGTCTCTACATTCATATTCCGTGGTGCGTGCAAAAATGCCCCTACTGCGATTTCAACTCGCACGCGTTAAAGGGCGAAGTGCCGCATGACGATTATGTCGCGCATCTGCTGGCCGATCTGGATGCAGACCTGCATCTGGTGGGCGGGCGCAGTGTGGGGACAATCTTTATCGGCGGCGGAACCCCAAGCCTGCTGAGCAGTGAAGCAATGCAGACCTTGCTCGACGGCGTGCGGGCGCGTTTGCCGCTTGATGCCCACGCCGAAATTACCATGGAAGCTAATCCTGGTACCGTCGAAGCTGACCGCTTCAGCGGCTATCAGCGCGCCGGTGTGAACCGTATCTCCATTGGCGTACAAAGTTTCGATGCGCAGAAACTGGAGCGTCTGGGGCGCATTCATGGGCCTGATGAGGCAAAGCGTGCGGCACATCTGGCGACCAGCCTGAATCTGCGCAGTTTCAATCTGGATCTGATGCACGGCTTGCCGGATCAGACACTGGAAGAAGCGCTGGACGATTTGCGCCAGGCAATCGCCCTTAATCCGCCGCATTTGTCGTGGTATCAGCTGACTATCGAGCCGAACACGATGTATGCCTCGCGCCCGCCAAAACTGCCGGATGATGACGCGCTGTGGGATATCTTCGAGCAGGGCGATCAGTTGCTGACCGCAGCCGGTTACCAGCAATACGAAACCTCGGCGTATGCCAAACCGGGCTACCAGTGTCAGCACAACCTGAACTACTGGCGCTTCGGAGATTATCTCGGCATCGGTTGTGGCGCACATGGCAAACTGACACAACCCGACGGACACATCCTGCGCACCGTGAAAACCAAACACCCGCGCGGTTATATGCAGGGACGCTACATGGATAAACAGCATCCGGTAGAAACCGCAGATTTGCCGTTTGAATTCTTCATGAACCGCTTCCGTCTGCTGGAAGCCGCGCCGCGTGAAGAGTTTGGGTTGTATACCGGGCTGGACGAATCCGTGATCCGCGCACAGCTTGATGACGCGATCGCCAAAGAATATCTGCTGGAAACCGACACGCACTGGCAGATCACCGGCAAAGGTAAACTGTTCCTCAATTCACTGCTGGAGCTGTTTCTGGCGGAGTAA
- a CDS encoding DUF2884 domain-containing protein, which yields MLVKSGVVKTGLAALLALSAWSAQADYQCGVQPKDDVIIKPQTVQVVGNSGDLLITPNGNVTLNGKDITLSARQRQEAIDYQAGLRRDLPWIDQGATAHLEKGRVAVDRVIVEKLGSDSNVRNRLVKLDKQLKEQMNLIIEHRTDGLTFHHKAVDQVKQNGQKLMEQTMGGVMQDSINEMGLKQATSGGNPLQAMMGNLGGLQQAIQEEWNRQEKEFKAFGDDVCKRVTNLDTQHKALLADLKQ from the coding sequence ATGTTAGTAAAAAGTGGAGTGGTAAAAACCGGACTTGCTGCATTGCTGGCGCTAAGTGCATGGAGTGCTCAGGCTGATTATCAATGTGGCGTACAGCCTAAAGATGACGTGATCATCAAGCCGCAGACCGTTCAGGTGGTCGGTAACAGCGGTGATTTGCTGATCACCCCAAATGGTAACGTGACCCTCAACGGTAAAGACATCACCCTGAGCGCCAGACAGCGTCAGGAAGCCATCGACTATCAGGCCGGTTTACGCCGTGACCTGCCATGGATTGACCAGGGTGCGACGGCGCATCTCGAAAAAGGCCGTGTGGCGGTTGACCGGGTGATCGTCGAGAAACTGGGCTCTGACAGCAATGTGCGTAATCGTCTGGTTAAGCTCGATAAGCAACTGAAAGAGCAGATGAACCTCATTATTGAGCACCGCACTGACGGCCTGACTTTCCACCATAAAGCGGTGGATCAGGTTAAGCAGAATGGCCAGAAGCTGATGGAGCAAACCATGGGCGGTGTGATGCAGGACAGCATCAACGAGATGGGCCTCAAACAGGCAACCAGCGGCGGAAATCCGCTGCAGGCAATGATGGGGAATCTTGGCGGCCTGCAGCAAGCCATTCAGGAAGAGTGGAACAGGCAGGAAAAAGAGTTCAAAGCCTTTGGCGATGACGTCTGTAAACGCGTAACCAATCTGGATACTCAGCACAAAGCCTTGCTGGCAGATTTGAAACAATAA
- the glsB gene encoding glutaminase B produces MGTELDNSLLEDILAQVRPLIGRGKVAGYIPALAEVSPDHLGIAVCTTQGQIFRAGDADMRFSIQSISKVLSLTLALTRYQESEIWQRVGKEPSGQPFNSLVQLELEQGKPRNPFINPGALVVCDMLQTRLSAPKQRMLEVVRQLAGSADLNYDRHVARSEFEHSDRNAAIAYLMKSFGNFDNDVITVLHTYFHYCALRMSCEELARTFVYLANKGHPLGSETPLIDARQARQINAMMVTSGMYDGAGEFAYRVGMPGKSGVGGGIIAVVPGEMCIAVWSPELDAAGNSLAGIAALELLAQRIGRSIF; encoded by the coding sequence TTGGGTACTGAACTTGATAACAGTTTGCTGGAAGATATTCTTGCGCAGGTCAGGCCGCTGATAGGTCGCGGTAAAGTGGCCGGTTACATTCCCGCGCTGGCGGAAGTCAGCCCCGATCATTTAGGCATCGCCGTGTGTACCACGCAGGGGCAGATCTTTCGTGCCGGTGATGCCGATATGCGTTTCTCGATCCAGTCGATCTCAAAAGTTCTTAGCCTGACGCTGGCGCTGACCCGTTATCAGGAAAGCGAAATCTGGCAGCGTGTCGGCAAGGAGCCGTCTGGTCAGCCGTTTAATTCTCTGGTACAGCTTGAGCTGGAACAGGGAAAACCGCGTAATCCGTTTATCAATCCGGGCGCGCTGGTGGTCTGCGATATGCTGCAAACACGTCTTTCGGCACCGAAGCAGAGAATGCTGGAAGTGGTGCGTCAGCTGGCCGGATCGGCAGATCTCAACTACGATCGGCACGTTGCGCGTTCTGAATTTGAACACTCTGACCGCAATGCCGCCATTGCTTATCTGATGAAATCTTTCGGCAATTTTGATAACGATGTCATCACCGTTTTGCATACCTATTTTCATTACTGCGCACTGCGGATGAGTTGTGAAGAACTGGCGCGCACCTTTGTGTATCTGGCCAATAAAGGGCACCCGCTCGGCAGTGAGACACCGCTTATTGATGCCCGTCAGGCGCGGCAGATTAATGCGATGATGGTGACCAGCGGTATGTACGATGGTGCAGGTGAATTTGCCTATCGCGTCGGGATGCCGGGCAAATCCGGCGTCGGCGGCGGCATCATTGCCGTGGTGCCGGGGGAGATGTGCATCGCGGTATGGTCGCCGGAACTTGATGCGGCAGGGAACTCTTTGGCAGGTATTGCTGCCTTAGAATTACTGGCGCAACGTATTGGCCGTTCAATTTTTTGA
- a CDS encoding YggL family protein: MATNRSRRLRKKLHIAEFQELGFSVKWRFPEGTAVETIDESLDKFIDGVIEPNKLAFDGSGYLQWEGLVCRQDIGHCTDEQRAQVKKWLEDHKMEDVEVSDLFDIWWD; the protein is encoded by the coding sequence ATGGCTACAAATCGCAGTCGTCGTTTACGTAAGAAGTTACACATTGCCGAGTTCCAGGAACTGGGCTTCTCTGTAAAATGGCGTTTCCCGGAAGGTACCGCGGTAGAAACCATTGACGAGTCACTGGATAAATTTATTGACGGTGTGATCGAGCCAAACAAACTGGCCTTCGACGGCAGTGGCTATCTGCAATGGGAAGGTCTGGTATGCCGTCAGGACATCGGTCATTGCACTGATGAACAGCGCGCGCAGGTTAAAAAATGGTTGGAAGACCATAAAATGGAAGACGTAGAAGTCAGCGATTTATTCGATATCTGGTGGGATTAA
- the trmB gene encoding tRNA (guanosine(46)-N7)-methyltransferase TrmB has protein sequence MKNDVISPEFDENGRAMRRIRSFVRRQGRLTKGQQFALDNFWPEMGVEFQAEPLDIDALFGRSAPVVLEIGFGMGTSLVTMAKQNPQQNFIGIEVHSPGVGACLATAHEEGVSNLRVMCHDAVEVLEKMIPDGSLDMVQLFFPDPWHKARHNKRRIVQPKFVEKLRKKLKVGGVFHMATDWEPYAEHMLEVMTGLESWANLSQENNYVPRPESRPVTKFEMRGQRLGHGVWDLMFERKQ, from the coding sequence ATGAAAAACGACGTCATTTCACCGGAGTTTGACGAGAACGGTCGCGCGATGCGCCGTATCCGTAGTTTTGTCCGCCGCCAGGGCCGTCTGACCAAAGGTCAGCAATTCGCGCTGGACAACTTCTGGCCGGAAATGGGCGTGGAGTTTCAGGCAGAACCTCTGGATATTGATGCCTTATTTGGTCGCTCAGCACCGGTTGTGCTGGAAATCGGTTTCGGAATGGGCACGTCGCTGGTCACGATGGCGAAACAGAATCCGCAGCAGAATTTCATTGGCATTGAAGTTCACTCGCCTGGCGTGGGTGCCTGTCTTGCGACCGCGCATGAAGAGGGCGTCAGTAACCTGCGCGTGATGTGTCACGATGCGGTTGAAGTGCTGGAAAAAATGATTCCGGATGGCTCGCTCGACATGGTGCAGCTATTCTTTCCTGACCCGTGGCACAAAGCGCGCCATAATAAGCGCCGTATCGTGCAGCCGAAATTCGTTGAGAAGCTGCGCAAGAAACTGAAAGTGGGCGGTGTATTCCACATGGCAACCGACTGGGAGCCGTATGCGGAGCACATGCTTGAAGTCATGACCGGTTTAGAAAGCTGGGCGAACCTGTCGCAGGAAAACAATTATGTTCCGCGTCCGGAATCTCGTCCGGTGACCAAGTTCGAAATGCGTGGCCAGCGTTTAGGCCACGGCGTATGGGATCTGATGTTTGAGAGGAAGCAATAA
- the mutY gene encoding A/G-specific adenine glycosylase translates to MLEAPDFMEAKSFSPLVLDWYQRYGRKTLPWQIAKTPYKVWLSEVMLQQTQVATVIPYFERFMERFPTVSDLAAAPLDEVLHLWTGLGYYARARNLHKAAQTIASQHGGVFPTTFDEILALPGIGRSTAGAVLSLALNQHYPILDGNVKRVLARCYAVDGWPGEKKTENKLWAISEDVTPAEGVAQFNQAMMDLGAMVCTRSKPKCELCPVKSGCAAYAHNSWAKYPGKKPKATLPEKTAFMLMIQQEDKVWLEQRPPVGLWGGLFCFPQYSTEDELALGLQKYGVTQNALQQQTAFRHTFSHFHLDIVPMWLNLRSTAGCMDEGAGLWYNLAQPQSVGLAAPVERLLMQLAKQAPGK, encoded by the coding sequence ATGTTGGAAGCCCCTGATTTTATGGAAGCAAAAAGTTTTTCGCCGCTGGTGCTCGACTGGTATCAGCGCTATGGCCGCAAAACGCTGCCCTGGCAAATCGCCAAAACGCCCTATAAAGTCTGGCTTTCAGAAGTGATGTTGCAGCAAACACAGGTAGCGACTGTCATCCCCTATTTTGAACGCTTTATGGAACGTTTCCCGACGGTGTCTGATCTCGCCGCCGCGCCGCTTGATGAAGTACTGCATCTTTGGACCGGGCTGGGTTACTACGCCCGCGCACGAAACCTGCATAAAGCGGCCCAGACTATCGCCAGCCAGCACGGCGGCGTATTTCCGACAACCTTTGATGAAATCCTTGCTCTGCCCGGCATTGGCCGTTCCACTGCGGGCGCCGTTTTGTCGCTGGCGCTCAATCAGCATTACCCCATTTTAGACGGCAATGTGAAACGCGTGCTGGCCCGCTGCTATGCCGTTGACGGCTGGCCGGGCGAGAAGAAAACCGAAAATAAACTGTGGGCGATCAGTGAAGACGTCACACCTGCCGAAGGGGTCGCGCAGTTTAATCAGGCAATGATGGATCTGGGTGCAATGGTTTGTACCCGCAGCAAGCCGAAATGCGAGCTATGCCCGGTGAAATCAGGCTGCGCAGCTTACGCACACAACAGCTGGGCAAAATATCCGGGTAAAAAGCCTAAGGCGACGTTGCCGGAAAAAACGGCCTTTATGCTGATGATCCAACAGGAAGATAAAGTCTGGCTGGAGCAGCGTCCGCCGGTGGGCCTGTGGGGGGGATTGTTCTGCTTTCCACAATATTCGACCGAAGACGAACTCGCGCTGGGGCTGCAAAAATACGGTGTTACGCAAAATGCGTTGCAGCAGCAGACCGCCTTTCGTCACACTTTCAGCCATTTCCATCTGGATATCGTCCCGATGTGGTTAAATCTGCGTTCTACGGCGGGTTGCATGGATGAAGGTGCGGGTCTCTGGTATAACTTAGCGCAACCACAATCCGTCGGGCTGGCCGCGCCGGTAGAACGTCTGCTGATGCAGTTAGCAAAGCAGGCTCCTGGCAAATAA
- a CDS encoding oxidative damage protection protein, giving the protein MSRTIFCTFLKRDAEGQDFQLYPGEIGKRIFNEISKEAWSQWMAKQTMLINEKKLSMMNPDDRKLLEQEMVNFLFEGQDVHIEGYTPPSK; this is encoded by the coding sequence ATGAGCAGAACGATTTTTTGCACCTTTCTCAAGCGCGATGCCGAAGGGCAAGACTTCCAGCTGTACCCTGGCGAGATTGGCAAACGTATTTTTAATGAAATTTCTAAAGAAGCCTGGTCGCAATGGATGGCCAAACAGACCATGCTGATCAACGAAAAGAAACTCAGCATGATGAACCCGGATGACCGTAAATTGCTGGAACAGGAAATGGTAAATTTTCTGTTTGAAGGTCAGGACGTTCATATCGAAGGCTATACCCCGCCATCAAAATAA